A genomic segment from Pseudobdellovibrionaceae bacterium encodes:
- the purB gene encoding adenylosuccinate lyase: MIERYTLPAMQAIWDLENRFKCMQEVEVAVALVQADLNIIPKQAAQDIAAKSKFSVPRIAEIEAETKHDVIAFVSNLAENVGDSGKYIHYGLTSSDVIDTATSLQIKKAGELVSQKIVDLKAALKKLILEHSSTLCSGRTHGMHAEPTTFGMKLLGFYVELSRNEQRFSAAIEQASIGKLSGAVGTYSVLDRDVEVNVCKALGLTPETVATQVIPRDRHAEVIYAISMLGAGLERLSVELRHLQRTEVAEVYEGFSKGQKGSSAMPHKKNPISAENLTGIARLLRGYLVAAHENIALWHERDISHSSVERVIFPDAFILIHYALDRMTQVLGRLEVDKERMKKNMDGSNGHLFSSHVLLALIETGLSREDAYKIVQRNAHALQVGEHLRDKLLQDPEVSSRVNAQTLDQIFSGQRHIESIQKIIPRVLG, encoded by the coding sequence GTGATTGAACGATATACTCTGCCCGCCATGCAGGCCATTTGGGATTTAGAAAATAGATTTAAATGTATGCAAGAGGTGGAAGTGGCCGTCGCCCTTGTGCAAGCGGACTTAAACATTATTCCTAAACAGGCGGCCCAAGACATTGCAGCGAAGTCTAAGTTCAGTGTACCCAGAATTGCTGAAATAGAAGCGGAAACAAAACACGATGTGATCGCCTTTGTTTCTAACTTAGCTGAAAACGTCGGGGACTCAGGAAAATACATTCATTATGGGCTTACCTCTTCGGATGTGATTGATACGGCTACCAGTTTACAAATCAAAAAAGCGGGCGAACTGGTGTCACAAAAAATTGTAGACCTTAAAGCGGCCTTAAAAAAATTGATTTTAGAACATAGCTCGACTCTTTGTAGTGGCCGTACCCATGGGATGCACGCTGAGCCCACGACTTTTGGTATGAAACTTCTTGGGTTTTATGTAGAGCTTAGCCGTAATGAACAGAGATTTTCTGCTGCGATTGAGCAAGCTAGCATTGGTAAACTCAGTGGGGCCGTAGGCACATATTCTGTGCTAGACCGAGATGTTGAAGTGAATGTTTGTAAAGCTCTTGGCCTTACGCCTGAAACAGTAGCCACTCAGGTCATCCCCAGGGATCGTCATGCCGAGGTGATCTATGCGATCAGTATGTTAGGGGCTGGACTTGAGCGTCTTTCTGTAGAGTTAAGACATTTACAGCGTACAGAAGTGGCAGAGGTGTATGAGGGATTTAGTAAAGGTCAAAAAGGATCTTCAGCCATGCCTCATAAAAAAAATCCCATCAGTGCTGAAAATCTTACGGGTATAGCAAGACTTCTGCGTGGATATTTGGTCGCGGCTCATGAAAACATTGCCTTATGGCATGAACGCGACATCAGTCACTCTTCTGTAGAACGAGTGATCTTTCCTGATGCGTTTATTTTGATTCACTATGCTTTAGATCGTATGACTCAAGTCTTAGGTCGTTTAGAAGTGGACAAAGAACGCATGAAAAAAAATATGGATGGATCAAACGGTCACCTGTTCTCATCGCATGTACTGCTCGCTTTGATAGAAACAGGACTTAGCCGTGAAGACGCCTATAAGATCGTGCAACGAAATGCTCACGCTTTGCAAGTGGGTGAGCATTTGCGGGATAAACTCTTGCAAGACCCAGAGGTGTCGTCGCGTGTGAATGCTCAAACTTTAGATCAGATCTTTTCGGGTCAAAGACATATCGAATCCATTCAAAAAATTATTCCTAGAGTTCTAGGTTAA
- a CDS encoding phosphoribosylaminoimidazolesuccinocarboxamide synthase translates to MTQVQSQHFKRGDLQYEGKAKQAYAVKGDEDKMWLSFKDSLTAFNALKKGSFEDKGKVNLSITEIIFNELHKHDIKTHWVTRVGDTDLVVQKLEMIPLEVVIRNVLAGSTAKKFEMQSGEVLNPPIYELFYKNDALGDPFINDSQALFLKAVTSQEDLLRIQKIALKINEILQNIFKAIDIQLVDFKIEFGWGKDGEIHLGDEISPDSCRLWEIGTGKVLDKDRFRKDMGEVKESYEVVLSRLQEKFKA, encoded by the coding sequence ATGACACAGGTGCAGTCACAACACTTTAAGCGAGGCGACCTGCAGTACGAAGGCAAAGCCAAACAGGCCTATGCGGTCAAAGGCGATGAGGATAAGATGTGGCTGAGCTTTAAAGATTCTCTGACAGCGTTTAACGCTTTGAAAAAAGGATCGTTTGAAGACAAAGGCAAGGTGAATCTGTCAATCACCGAGATCATCTTTAATGAACTTCATAAACATGACATCAAAACCCATTGGGTCACACGCGTTGGGGACACCGATCTTGTGGTGCAGAAACTAGAGATGATTCCTCTAGAGGTTGTGATAAGGAATGTTTTGGCGGGAAGCACAGCTAAAAAATTTGAAATGCAGTCTGGAGAGGTTTTAAATCCTCCAATTTATGAACTCTTTTATAAAAATGATGCCCTAGGTGACCCTTTTATCAATGATTCACAAGCTCTATTTTTAAAGGCAGTCACATCTCAAGAGGATTTACTACGTATTCAAAAGATCGCTTTAAAGATCAATGAGATTTTGCAAAATATATTTAAAGCGATAGATATTCAGCTTGTAGATTTTAAAATTGAATTTGGTTGGGGCAAAGATGGAGAGATTCATTTAGGGGATGAAATCTCACCTGACAGCTGCCGTTTGTGGGAGATCGGCACAGGCAAAGTTTTAGATAAAGATCGGTTTCGTAAAGACATGGGCGAGGTCAAAGAGTCTTACGAAGTGGTTTTAAGTCGTTTACAAGAAAAGTTTAAGGCATAA
- the purS gene encoding phosphoribosylformylglycinamidine synthase subunit PurS: MKFGIQVLPKKEVLDSQGRAVEDVFKKEGFKLKSCTVGKYIEIELAESNDDKALQQIKKMSEYVLYNPLIETIQIEKLEVR, translated from the coding sequence ATGAAGTTTGGGATTCAAGTTTTACCTAAAAAAGAAGTATTAGACAGTCAGGGACGTGCAGTGGAAGATGTCTTTAAAAAAGAAGGCTTTAAGCTTAAGTCCTGCACTGTGGGCAAATACATTGAAATTGAACTGGCAGAATCTAATGACGACAAGGCCCTACAGCAGATCAAAAAGATGTCTGAGTATGTGCTTTATAACCCCTTGATTGAAACCATTCAGATTGAAAAATTAGAAGTAAGATAA
- the purQ gene encoding phosphoribosylformylglycinamidine synthase subunit PurQ, protein MSTQKVGVTRFLGTNCDRDIWKACENLGLTPEWLWHEDQFNIEDYRALIIPGGFSYGDYLRCGALAAKSAVMKSVTEAAKKGVPILGICNGFQILCETKLLPGVLLRNEGLKFIDDWVELKASTQNKNWNFPKTLKMPIAHGEGRYFIDSESLKKLQDRDQIWVTYASSNPNGSVQDIAGVIGSVDDKTMNIGGLMPHPERAMKDWMGSTDGQTLLAQFLQV, encoded by the coding sequence ATGTCGACTCAAAAAGTAGGTGTGACACGTTTTCTGGGTACAAATTGTGACCGTGACATTTGGAAGGCCTGCGAAAATCTAGGATTAACACCCGAGTGGCTGTGGCATGAAGATCAGTTTAACATTGAGGATTACCGTGCCCTCATTATTCCTGGAGGATTCAGTTACGGGGATTATCTACGCTGTGGGGCTTTGGCCGCAAAAAGTGCAGTGATGAAGTCTGTAACAGAAGCAGCTAAAAAGGGTGTTCCTATTTTGGGGATATGTAACGGTTTTCAGATTCTTTGTGAAACTAAGCTTTTGCCAGGGGTTTTGCTGCGTAACGAAGGTCTAAAATTTATTGATGATTGGGTGGAACTTAAAGCCAGCACACAGAATAAAAATTGGAATTTTCCTAAAACCCTTAAGATGCCTATTGCTCATGGTGAAGGTCGTTATTTTATAGATTCTGAAAGTTTAAAAAAACTGCAAGACCGTGATCAGATTTGGGTCACCTACGCATCTTCGAATCCCAATGGCTCCGTGCAAGACATCGCGGGCGTGATTGGTTCTGTGGATGATAAAACTATGAACATTGGTGGGCTGATGCCTCATCCAGAAAGAGCGATGAAAGACTGGATGGGTTCTACAGACGGGCAAACTTTATTGGCTCAATTTTTACAGGTGTAA
- the purL gene encoding phosphoribosylformylglycinamidine synthase subunit PurL produces the protein MNLEEKISYYRLNKEEYNKICDLLGREPQGVEWALFSALWSEHCSYKSSRRHFKKFFAESPRLVEGFGENAGVIDLGEGERVGFKMESHNHPSFIEPYQGAATGVGGILRDIFTMGARPIALGNYLCFGRSDAPRMQDLVSGVVSGIAGYGNCVGVPNVTGQTEFHSSYDENILVNAFALGYFGKEDVLVTSKAKGEGNYVVYVGAKTGRDGIHGASMASESFEDGDESKRPTVQIGDPFFEKLLIESCLDVINQNLVVAIQDMGAAGLTSSSFEMSSKGGVGLDMSLDQVPLRDASMSPEDILLSESQERMLLVCLPEKFEALKKVFHKWNLEATKIGEVVKDKKITLRWHGEVLTSLDPDLLVENSPNYERKFIPYSGIKNSKVVEFSQPPEFYLRDLFTQIQATSRQWIYRQYDQRVGANTARDCGDDVGVVMLPETQRPLGIVLGCRPALMRGDAYVGAQDAIFYPAIELALKGLEPLAVTDCLNYGNPEKENVMTDFVASIEGISSACRALKAPVISGNVSFYNETRGQNITPTPSTGLVGLGEDIAHVPHSTWQKEGDVIYKITSPDAVKWSGYFYDQSLEVEQQKTRGKALANDAAPSMTLTASGGSNATTAIATTGTTSGGVSGALNVEALAGFVKGLTSLVRQFTPSSSKIVGKYGLLYTLFKMNGENSQFSSYLQIDFDSESLFREKLYEVVLALSADKVEEFENFVSTTHPDWQMQKIGQVTKSDKIVIADASGQELQTFSSKDLGIQYKKGWSNAFSRLQ, from the coding sequence ATGAACTTAGAAGAAAAAATATCTTACTACCGTTTGAATAAAGAAGAGTACAACAAGATCTGTGACCTTTTAGGACGAGAGCCTCAAGGTGTAGAATGGGCTTTATTTTCTGCCCTATGGAGTGAGCATTGCAGTTATAAAAGTTCAAGACGCCACTTTAAAAAATTCTTTGCAGAATCTCCAAGACTTGTTGAAGGCTTTGGTGAAAATGCAGGCGTGATTGATTTAGGTGAAGGGGAAAGAGTCGGCTTTAAAATGGAAAGCCACAATCACCCGTCCTTCATCGAACCGTATCAAGGAGCCGCCACAGGTGTGGGTGGAATTTTAAGAGATATTTTTACGATGGGGGCTCGTCCTATTGCTTTAGGAAACTATCTTTGTTTTGGCAGATCTGATGCCCCTCGAATGCAAGATTTAGTCAGTGGTGTGGTCAGTGGTATTGCAGGTTATGGAAACTGCGTGGGTGTACCGAATGTGACAGGACAAACGGAATTTCACTCTAGTTATGATGAGAACATTTTGGTCAATGCTTTTGCTTTAGGTTATTTTGGTAAAGAAGATGTGTTAGTCACCTCTAAAGCAAAAGGTGAGGGCAACTATGTGGTGTACGTGGGGGCCAAGACAGGTCGAGACGGAATCCATGGCGCAAGTATGGCCAGTGAATCCTTTGAAGACGGCGATGAGAGCAAGCGTCCCACCGTGCAGATCGGGGACCCCTTCTTTGAAAAACTTTTGATTGAAAGCTGTTTGGATGTGATCAATCAAAATCTAGTGGTGGCCATTCAAGATATGGGAGCTGCGGGCTTAACAAGCTCAAGTTTTGAGATGTCCTCTAAAGGGGGAGTAGGGCTAGATATGAGTCTGGATCAAGTTCCTCTTCGTGATGCCTCTATGAGCCCTGAAGACATTTTACTTTCTGAAAGCCAAGAACGTATGCTCTTGGTGTGCCTACCTGAAAAATTTGAAGCTCTTAAAAAGGTCTTTCACAAATGGAACCTGGAAGCTACAAAAATTGGAGAGGTGGTTAAGGACAAAAAGATCACTCTGCGTTGGCATGGTGAGGTCTTAACTTCTCTTGATCCTGATCTTTTGGTGGAGAACTCTCCTAATTATGAGCGTAAATTTATTCCTTATAGTGGGATTAAAAATTCTAAAGTGGTGGAGTTCAGTCAGCCTCCCGAATTTTATCTGCGTGATCTCTTTACTCAGATTCAGGCGACCAGTCGTCAGTGGATCTATAGACAGTATGATCAGCGTGTGGGGGCCAATACGGCAAGAGACTGCGGTGACGATGTGGGTGTGGTGATGTTGCCTGAAACCCAAAGACCACTAGGTATTGTTTTAGGGTGTCGTCCTGCACTGATGCGTGGGGATGCCTATGTCGGGGCACAAGACGCCATCTTTTATCCTGCTATTGAGTTAGCTCTTAAAGGGCTTGAACCCTTAGCGGTGACAGACTGTTTGAATTACGGCAACCCTGAAAAAGAAAATGTCATGACGGATTTTGTGGCCTCTATTGAAGGCATAAGTTCGGCGTGTCGTGCTTTGAAGGCCCCTGTGATCAGCGGGAATGTGAGTTTTTATAACGAAACCAGAGGTCAAAACATCACACCTACGCCTAGCACAGGGCTTGTGGGTTTAGGGGAAGACATCGCGCATGTCCCTCATAGCACTTGGCAGAAAGAAGGGGATGTCATTTATAAAATCACTTCACCTGATGCCGTGAAGTGGTCAGGGTATTTTTATGACCAAAGTTTAGAGGTAGAACAACAAAAGACACGAGGAAAAGCCCTTGCAAATGATGCGGCCCCCTCTATGACATTAACTGCAAGTGGTGGGTCTAATGCTACGACGGCTATTGCAACAACAGGAACAACAAGTGGTGGAGTGAGCGGAGCCTTAAATGTGGAGGCTCTTGCGGGTTTTGTGAAGGGGCTCACGTCCTTGGTGCGCCAGTTTACTCCTAGCTCTTCTAAAATAGTGGGCAAGTATGGGCTGCTTTATACTTTATTCAAGATGAATGGTGAAAATTCACAGTTTTCATCTTATTTGCAAATAGATTTTGACAGCGAGAGCCTTTTCCGTGAAAAACTATACGAAGTGGTGCTGGCTTTGTCTGCTGACAAGGTCGAAGAGTTTGAAAACTTTGTGTCCACAACACATCCTGATTGGCAGATGCAAAAGATAGGTCAAGTGACTAAGAGTGATAAGATCGTCATTGCAGATGCTAGTGGGCAAGAGCTTCAAACTTTTTCAAGCAAAGATCTTGGCATCCAGTATAAAAAAGGATGGTCCAATGCATTCTCAAGATTGCAATAG